One segment of Hippopotamus amphibius kiboko isolate mHipAmp2 chromosome 4, mHipAmp2.hap2, whole genome shotgun sequence DNA contains the following:
- the FBXO34 gene encoding F-box only protein 34 → MHLKPYWKLQKKVQPLEISKETLRTPMSHQQAVNDEKCKASYMKLSVFPSASLGKASSQKPLGILSPNVLCSMSGKSPEESTLNVKTKKHAPSATIHQGEEGEGPLDIWAVVKPGNTKEKIAFFAAHQCSNRIGSMKIKSSWDIDGRATKRRKKSGDLKKAKIQLERMKEVNSRCYQPEPFACGIEHCSVHYVSDSGDGVYAGRPLSVIQMVALLEQRASALLASCAKNCTNSPAMVRFSGQSRGVPPASEPLSAPGACEEPMERRNPEVGEPQSEPVRVLDMVARLESECLKRQSQREPGSLSRNNSFRRNVGRVLLVNGTQAEESKTNKGALEVPDTQVKTGGSVSVDCGPLRADRCSSKGDQAWAGAPQGCPSLSAGASLHTDCAQLEPGQQTARKNSNRHDVEMTEELVGSPFPPRTRPQAMELPTDAVDGMSDALVPLASQCPGQRRKESLCISITVPKAEKDQPSSSESCGDPLPGMLFFLPSGQHQLGCSQVNGSTTEDSTEASQLEGAAEGDSASEERSVSADSFVTLASPVESTLPALEASIWKKQVSHDFLETRFKIQQLLEPQQYMAFLPHHIMVKIFRLLPTKSLVALKCTCCYFKFIIEYYNIRPADSRWVRDPRYREDPCKQCKKKYVKGDVSLCRWHPKPYCQALPYGPGYWMCCHRSQKGFPGCKLGLHDNHWVPACHSFNRAIHKKAKGTEMEEEY, encoded by the coding sequence ATGCATCTAAAGCCATACTGGAAACTCCAGAAGAAAGTGCAACCTCTGGAAATCAGCAAGGAAACTCTGAGAACTCCTATGAGCCACCAACAGGCTGTAAATGATGAAAAATGCAAAGCTAGCTATATGAAACTAAGTGTCTTTCCTTCAGCCTCTCTTGGTAAAGCATCATCTCAAAAGCCTCTTGGAATCCTTTCTCCAAATGTTCTGTGCAGCATGAGTGGGAAGAGTCCTGAAGAGAGCACCTTGAATGTTAAAACCAAGAAGCATGCACCGTCTGCAACAATCCACCAGGGTGAAGAAGGGGAAGGGCCGCTTGATATCTGGGCTGTTGTGAAACCAGGAAACACCAAGGAAAAGATTGCATTCTTTGCAGCCCACCAGTGTAGTAATAGAATAGgatctatgaaaataaaaagctccTGGGATATTGATGGGAGAGCTactaaaagaaggaagaaatcaggGGATCTTAAAAAAGCCAAGATACAGTTAGAAAGGATGAAGGAAGTCAACAGTAGATGCTACCAGCCTGAGCCTTTTGCGTGTGGCATTGAGCACTGTTCTGTGCATTACGTGAGTGACAGTGGGGATGGTGTCTATGCCGGGAGGCCTCTGTCGGTCATACAGATGGTTGCCTTGCTCGAGCAAAGAGCCAGTGCTCTGCTAGCCAGTTGTGCAAAAAACTGCACTAACTCACCTGCCATGGTGCGGTTTTCTGGGCAATCCAGAGGTGTGCCCCCAGCCTCTGAGCCCTTGTCTGCCCCAGGAGCATGTGAAGAACCCATGGAAAGGAGAAATCCTGAGGTCGGTGAACCACAGAGTGAGCCAGTCCGTGTCCTTGACATGGTAGCCAGGCTGGAGTCTGAGTGCTTGAAACGGCAGAGCCAGCGTGAGCCTGGGAGCCTCTCGAGGAATAACAGCTTCCGTCGCAATGTGGGCCGTGTATTGCTTGTGAATGGCACTCAGGctgaggaaagcaaaacaaacaaaggcGCCTTGGAGGTACCTGACACTCAGGTGAAAACTGGGGGGTCTGTATCTGTGGACTGTGGCCCCTTAAGAGCTGACCGTTGTTCTTCTAAGGGGGACCAGGCCTGGGCTGGCGCTCCTCAGGGCTGTCCCTCACTGTCGGCAGGCGCAAGTTTGCACACGGACTGTGCACAGCTAGAGCCAGGTCAGCAGACTGCCAGGAAAAACAGCAATAGACATGATGTGGAAATGACAGAGGAACTCGTTGGGTCACCTTTCCCTCCTCGCACCCGTCCCCAAGCCATGGAATTGCCCACAGATGCTGTTGATGGCATGAGTGACGCGCTTGTGCCGCTTGCCAGCCAGtgtcctggtcagagaagaaaagagtctTTGTGCATTAGTATCACTGTGCCCAAGGCAGAGAAAGACCAGCCTTCCAGTTCAGAGTCCTGCGGAGACCCACTTCCTGGGATGTTGTTTTTTTTGCCGTCTGGTCAGCACCAGTTGGGCTGTTCCCAGGTGAATGGAAGCACAACAGAAGACTCTACCGAGGCCAGTCAGCTTGAAGGTGCCGCTGAGGGTGACAGTGCATCTGAGGAAAGAAGTGTCTCAGCTGATTCATTTGTCACTTTGGCCTCGCCTGTGGAAAGTACATTACCAGCACTTGAGGCATCCATTTGGAAGAAGCAGGTGTCACATGACTTTCTGGAGACCAGGTTTAAAATCCAGCAGCTTCTGGAACCTCAGCAGTACATGGCTTTCCTTCCCCACCACATTATGGTGAAAATCTTCAGGTTACTTCCCACTAAGAGTTTAGTGGCTCTTAAATGTACCTGCTGCTATTTCAAGTTTATCATTGAATATTACAATATCCGGCCAGCAGATTCTCGCTGGGTTCGGGATCCACGCTATAGAGAGGATCCGTGCAAGCAGTGcaagaaaaaatatgtgaaaggGGACGTATCCCTGTGCCGGTGGCACCCCAAGCCCTATTGCCAGGCATTGCCCTATGGGCCAGGATACTGGATGTGCTGCCACAGGTCtcagaagggcttccctggctgTAAGCTGGGGCTTCATGACAATCACTGGGTCCCTGCTTGCCATAGCTTTAATCGGGCGATCCATAAGAAAGCAAAAGGGACTGAAATGGAAGAGGAATACTAA